DNA sequence from the Streptomyces sp. CA-210063 genome:
TCCTGGCCGAGTTCTGGGACGAGTACGCGACGGACGAGGACGACGACTGGCCCGGCCTCACCGACGCCCTCATCTCCGGCACCGACCCGGACGCCCTCGCCGCCGAGACCGCCGACGCCCTCGTCAAGGACCCCTCCCGGCTGAAGGAACCCCACCTCGCCCTGGTCCCCGCCCGCCGCAGCGCGGACATCCCCGCGGCGATCGGCTGGGGCGGCCCGATGAACCACGAGACCGACGTGGCGAGGCTCTGCGCGGTCCTGCGCTCCTGGGAGGACCGCTTCGGCATACGCGTCATCGCCCTCACCTACGACCAACTCGTCCTCTCCGTCACCGCCCCGCCCACCACCGAGGCCGAGGCCGAAGCGGTCGCCGCCGAGCACTTCGCCTTCTGCCCCGACAACATCTGGCAGGGCACAGCGGACGGCACCCGACAGTCGTACGCCCGGACCCTGCTCGGCGAACACACCTGGTCCTTCTGGTGGGACTGAGGCCCGGGTGAGGCAGGGGCCGACCGCACCCGCCACGCCCCCTCAGCCGTCACCCCGCAACCGTTCCTGTGGACTGAGCGTGAGTGAGCCCGCTCAGCCGCACGCCCCGAACGGTCTTGGGCGCACTGGTCCCCGGCGTACTCAACCCCGGGGCGGCG
Encoded proteins:
- a CDS encoding DUF4253 domain-containing protein: MATLPNPLPQLAADPSGRVLGLELPLPRGRLIDATGEGPWHEPLLWCADEPATPGVWTAVQPARRTAGLLPVLLDVGGSQGGPEDWELMPAEMSYPGDHDADEVLAEFWDEYATDEDDDWPGLTDALISGTDPDALAAETADALVKDPSRLKEPHLALVPARRSADIPAAIGWGGPMNHETDVARLCAVLRSWEDRFGIRVIALTYDQLVLSVTAPPTTEAEAEAVAAEHFAFCPDNIWQGTADGTRQSYARTLLGEHTWSFWWD